In Pseudomonas sp. Leaf58, one DNA window encodes the following:
- the gabT gene encoding 4-aminobutyrate--2-oxoglutarate transaminase, with translation MSKTNESLMQRRVAAVPRGVGQIHPIFVDTAKNSTVIDVEGRELIDFAGGIAVLNTGHLHPKVVAAVQEQLTKVSHTCFQVLAYEPYVELCEKINKLVPGNFDKKTLLVTTGSEAVENAVKIARAATGRAGVIAFTGAYHGRTMMTLGLTGKVVPYSAGMGLMPGGIFRALFPNELHGISVDDAIASVERIFKNDAEPKDIAAIILEPVQGEGGFLPAPKELMQRLRALCDQHGILLIADEVQTGAGRTGTFFAMEQMGVAPDLTTFAKSIAGGFPLAGVCGKAEYMDAIAPGGLGGTYAGSPIACAAALAVIEVFEEEKLLDRSKAVGERLTTGLREIQKKHPIIGDVRGLGSMIAVEVFEKGTHTPNAAAVGQVVAKARDKGLILLSCGTYGNVLRILVPLTAEDALLDKGLAIIEECFAEIA, from the coding sequence ATGAGCAAGACCAACGAATCCTTGATGCAACGTCGTGTAGCTGCCGTCCCACGTGGCGTTGGCCAGATCCACCCGATCTTCGTCGATACCGCGAAGAACTCGACCGTGATCGACGTTGAAGGCCGCGAACTGATCGACTTCGCGGGCGGCATCGCAGTACTGAACACCGGCCACCTGCACCCGAAAGTGGTTGCGGCCGTGCAAGAGCAGCTGACCAAGGTCAGCCACACCTGCTTCCAGGTACTGGCTTACGAACCCTACGTAGAGCTGTGCGAAAAGATCAACAAGCTGGTCCCTGGCAACTTCGACAAGAAGACCCTGCTGGTTACCACCGGCTCCGAAGCCGTTGAGAACGCCGTCAAAATCGCCCGTGCTGCTACTGGCCGTGCTGGCGTAATCGCCTTCACCGGCGCTTACCACGGCCGTACCATGATGACCCTGGGCCTGACCGGTAAGGTCGTGCCGTACTCCGCTGGCATGGGCCTGATGCCAGGCGGCATCTTCCGCGCCCTGTTCCCGAACGAACTGCACGGTATCAGCGTTGACGATGCCATCGCTTCGGTCGAGCGCATCTTCAAGAACGATGCTGAGCCTAAAGACATCGCCGCGATCATCCTCGAGCCAGTACAAGGCGAAGGCGGCTTCCTGCCAGCGCCGAAAGAGCTGATGCAGCGCCTGCGCGCCCTGTGCGACCAGCACGGCATCCTGCTGATCGCCGACGAAGTACAAACCGGCGCTGGTCGTACCGGTACCTTCTTCGCCATGGAACAGATGGGCGTTGCGCCTGACCTGACCACCTTCGCCAAGTCCATCGCTGGCGGCTTCCCGCTGGCCGGTGTATGCGGCAAGGCCGAGTACATGGACGCCATCGCCCCAGGCGGCCTGGGCGGTACCTACGCCGGTTCGCCGATCGCTTGCGCCGCGGCCCTGGCCGTAATCGAAGTGTTCGAAGAAGAGAAGCTGCTGGACCGCAGCAAGGCTGTCGGTGAGCGCCTGACCACTGGCCTGCGCGAAATCCAGAAAAAGCACCCAATCATCGGCGACGTCCGTGGTCTGGGCTCGATGATTGCCGTTGAAGTCTTCGAGAAAGGCACTCACACCCCGAACGCTGCCGCTGTTGGCCAAGTAGTTGCCAAGGCACGTGATAAGGGTCTGATCCTGCTGTCTTGCGGTACCTACGGCAACGTCCTGCGTATCCTGGTTCCGCTGACTGCCGAAGACGCGCTGCTGGACAAAGGCCTGGCTATCATCGAAGAGTGCTTCGCTGAAATCGCCTGA
- a CDS encoding response regulator has product MNAAHPTPPSVLIVEGDPWVRDMLSEMLLSVRCDARVQVCADGSQALSALSSKPDLIIAARELAGVDGLDLLRKVRAKGSGLPFILMSSRSDSASVREALPLHPTAYLSKPLNLDTLRKRLEELLLAVGEEIACPVPALQAGASLPAYLEQRRASADGGPLLADVQVAIKRALDPHGLDLRVLEAEVRNDPQITAVLIAAANSAALHREAPVQTLLQALSKLGSTQSMNLILGMTLKRSARLSDPLLAEHAARFWGLSLRAAEYGRTLARMLELDEGRCYCAGLLHCLGDLAVLRCLQEWRLAGGELDEDKVQLSLNEFAAPFGSALRTRWRLPLTLRELIAAIYQLGGGVYSREILAMNLAGQLSQLPAEQGLEKVASGKTARLLKLGLPELSRLRKVENPEGKPPQEPPVAEAEVSG; this is encoded by the coding sequence ATGAACGCTGCACACCCCACCCCACCAAGCGTGCTGATTGTGGAAGGCGACCCATGGGTACGTGACATGCTCAGCGAAATGCTGCTCAGCGTACGCTGTGATGCTCGGGTGCAGGTCTGCGCCGACGGCTCGCAGGCGCTCAGTGCCTTGTCCAGCAAACCCGACCTTATCATCGCTGCCCGCGAGCTGGCCGGTGTCGATGGCCTCGACCTGCTGCGCAAGGTCCGCGCCAAAGGTTCGGGGTTGCCGTTCATCCTCATGAGCAGCCGCAGCGACAGCGCCAGTGTGCGTGAAGCGCTGCCGCTGCACCCCACGGCCTACCTGAGCAAGCCACTGAACCTGGACACCTTGCGCAAGCGCCTGGAAGAGTTGCTGCTGGCCGTTGGCGAAGAGATCGCCTGCCCGGTGCCGGCCTTGCAGGCGGGGGCCAGCCTGCCAGCTTACCTTGAGCAGCGCCGTGCCAGCGCTGATGGCGGGCCGCTTCTGGCTGATGTGCAGGTGGCGATCAAACGCGCACTCGACCCTCATGGCCTGGACCTGAGGGTGCTAGAGGCGGAAGTGCGCAACGATCCGCAGATTACCGCTGTGCTGATCGCGGCAGCCAACAGCGCAGCGCTGCACCGTGAGGCACCGGTGCAAACGTTGCTGCAGGCCCTGAGCAAGCTGGGTAGCACCCAAAGCATGAACCTGATCCTGGGCATGACCCTCAAGCGCAGCGCCCGCCTCAGCGACCCGTTGTTGGCCGAGCATGCGGCCCGCTTCTGGGGCCTTTCGCTGCGGGCGGCCGAGTATGGCCGTACTTTGGCGCGCATGCTCGAGCTGGACGAAGGGCGTTGTTACTGCGCGGGGCTGCTCCATTGCTTGGGCGACCTGGCGGTATTGCGCTGTTTGCAAGAGTGGCGCTTGGCCGGCGGCGAACTGGACGAGGACAAGGTGCAACTGTCGCTCAACGAATTCGCGGCGCCGTTCGGCTCGGCGCTGCGTACGCGTTGGCGGTTACCGCTGACACTGCGCGAGTTGATTGCGGCGATCTACCAGCTCGGCGGCGGGGTGTATTCGCGGGAGATCCTGGCCATGAACCTGGCTGGGCAGTTGTCGCAGCTACCGGCTGAGCAGGGGCTGGAGAAGGTCGCCAGCGGCAAGACCGCACGCTTGCTGAAGCTTGGCCTGCCGGAGCTGAGCCGGTTGCGCAAGGTGGAGAACCCAGAAGGGAAACCACCGCAAGAACCGCCGGTGGCTGAGGCCGAGGTTTCGGGTTGA
- a CDS encoding sensor domain-containing diguanylate cyclase has translation MLAARFHVETRFVHMAKNIPTTLPGTPPPEAAQTLLALLHAQGEVARLSEREQLFSSLLDSVNAVLWAFDWETRQVLYVSPAYERIFGRPASLVLADYNEWRDCIYPDDLEYAERSLAQVLLKGSVEDREYRILNADGQLRWLSDKCYINQQRDGDRVIIVGIAEDITEKKQLEGELQRLATTDVLTQSSNRRHFFECAQQAFDSAREDGTPLAFLLLDIDDFKRINDSYGHQEGDQVLQRIADSGKAVLRRGDLFGRIGGEEFAAVFPGCNAQVAEQIAERLQRQIQRLSFSHGEQTYGVTVSQGLTELTDKDVALDSLYARADAAMYQAKRQGKNQIVLG, from the coding sequence ATGCTGGCCGCACGCTTTCACGTCGAGACCCGCTTCGTGCACATGGCCAAGAACATTCCAACAACCCTGCCCGGCACACCCCCTCCCGAGGCTGCGCAAACCTTGCTTGCCCTGCTCCACGCCCAAGGCGAGGTCGCCCGCCTGAGCGAGCGTGAGCAGCTGTTCAGTTCGCTGCTCGACAGCGTCAATGCCGTGCTGTGGGCCTTTGACTGGGAAACCCGCCAGGTGCTTTACGTCAGCCCCGCCTACGAGCGCATCTTCGGCCGCCCGGCAAGCCTGGTACTGGCCGACTACAACGAGTGGCGCGACTGCATCTACCCCGACGACCTGGAGTACGCAGAACGCAGCCTGGCCCAGGTGCTGCTCAAGGGCTCGGTGGAAGACCGCGAGTACCGCATTCTCAATGCCGACGGGCAGCTGCGCTGGCTGAGCGACAAGTGCTACATCAATCAGCAACGCGACGGTGACCGGGTCATCATTGTCGGCATCGCCGAAGACATTACCGAGAAGAAGCAACTGGAGGGCGAACTGCAGCGCCTGGCCACCACCGACGTGCTGACCCAGAGCAGCAACCGCCGGCACTTCTTCGAATGCGCGCAGCAAGCCTTCGACAGCGCCCGCGAAGACGGCACGCCGCTGGCTTTCCTGCTGCTGGATATCGACGATTTCAAGCGCATCAACGACAGCTACGGCCATCAAGAAGGCGACCAGGTTCTGCAACGCATCGCCGACAGTGGCAAGGCGGTGCTCCGCCGTGGCGACCTGTTCGGGCGCATTGGTGGCGAGGAGTTTGCCGCGGTGTTCCCGGGCTGTAATGCCCAGGTAGCGGAGCAAATTGCCGAGCGCTTGCAGCGGCAGATTCAACGCCTGAGTTTCAGCCATGGAGAGCAGACGTACGGGGTGACGGTGAGCCAGGGCTTGACCGAGCTGACCGACAAGGATGTGGCCCTGGACAGCCTATATGCCCGGGCTGATGCAGCGATGTACCAGGCCAAGCGCCAGGGCAAGAACCAGATCGTCCTGGGCTGA
- the desA gene encoding delta-9 fatty acid desaturase DesA: MWYNGLLDLSAWQLVGITLLMTHVTIVSVTVYLHRYSAHRALELNGALKHFFRFWLWLTTAQNTREWTAVHRKHHAKCETPDDPHSPVYKGLGTVLRKGAELYREEARNAETLRIYGKNCPDDWVERNLYSRYKLGGIALMAVLDLLLFGTLGITIWAVQMMWIPFWAAGVVNGLGHAVGYRNFECRDAATNLVPWGIIIGGEELHNNHHTYPNSAKLSVKRWEFDMGWAWIRLFCLLRLAKVQRVAPIAHRVEGKGSLDMDTAMAILNNRFQIMAQYRKLVIGPLVKQELARVDASVRHHFRRAKRLLSRETSLLEDRHHVRIESMLAHSQALKTIYEKRLALQQIWARTSANGHDMLAAMKDWVHEAETSGIQALRDFAAQLKTYSLRPTGA; encoded by the coding sequence ATGTGGTACAACGGCCTGCTCGACTTGTCGGCCTGGCAACTGGTCGGCATCACACTGCTGATGACCCACGTGACCATTGTCAGCGTCACGGTCTACCTGCACCGCTACTCCGCGCACCGAGCCCTGGAGCTCAATGGCGCGCTCAAGCACTTCTTCCGTTTCTGGCTGTGGCTGACCACGGCGCAGAACACCCGCGAATGGACCGCCGTCCACCGCAAGCACCACGCCAAATGCGAAACGCCCGACGACCCGCATAGCCCAGTGTACAAGGGCCTGGGCACGGTGCTGCGTAAAGGTGCCGAGCTGTACCGGGAAGAGGCGCGCAACGCCGAAACCCTACGCATCTACGGCAAGAACTGCCCGGACGACTGGGTCGAGCGCAACCTCTACTCGCGCTACAAGCTGGGCGGCATCGCACTGATGGCGGTGCTTGACCTGCTGCTGTTCGGCACCCTCGGCATCACCATTTGGGCGGTGCAGATGATGTGGATTCCGTTCTGGGCCGCCGGGGTGGTCAATGGCCTGGGCCACGCCGTCGGCTACCGCAACTTCGAGTGCCGCGATGCCGCCACCAACCTGGTGCCCTGGGGCATCATCATCGGTGGCGAAGAACTGCACAACAACCACCACACCTACCCCAACTCGGCCAAGCTGTCGGTCAAGCGCTGGGAGTTCGACATGGGTTGGGCGTGGATCCGCCTGTTCTGCCTGCTGCGCCTGGCCAAGGTGCAGCGCGTGGCGCCAATTGCCCACCGGGTCGAAGGCAAAGGCAGCCTGGACATGGATACGGCCATGGCCATTCTCAACAACCGCTTCCAGATCATGGCCCAGTACCGCAAGCTGGTGATTGGCCCCCTGGTCAAGCAAGAGCTGGCCCGGGTCGATGCCTCGGTCCGCCACCACTTCCGCCGCGCCAAGCGCCTGCTATCGCGCGAGACCAGCCTGCTGGAAGACCGCCACCATGTGCGCATCGAGTCGATGCTCGCCCACAGCCAGGCGCTGAAGACCATCTACGAAAAACGCCTGGCCCTGCAGCAGATTTGGGCGCGCACCAGCGCCAACGGCCATGACATGCTGGCCGCCATGAAGGACTGGGTACACGAAGCCGAAACCAGCGGCATCCAAGCCCTGCGCGATTTCGCGGCGCAACTCAAAACCTACTCCCTGCGCCCGACCGGCGCCTGA